One region of Diabrotica undecimpunctata isolate CICGRU chromosome 6, icDiaUnde3, whole genome shotgun sequence genomic DNA includes:
- the LOC140442911 gene encoding drosomycin-like codes for MKAFYFLTLLFVLAISTEYALGDCLSGKYRGPCAVWDNETCRRICGEEGRRTGHCSPSLKCWCEGC; via the coding sequence ATGAAGGCCTTCTACTTCTTGACTCTCCTCTTCGTTCTTGCTATTAGCACCGAATATGCTCTAGGCGACTGCTTGTCTGGAAAATACCGTGGACCATGCGCAGTATGGGATAATGAAACTTGCCGTAGAATATGCGGCGAAGAAGGACGCAGAACCGGGCATTGCAGTCCCAGTCTCAAATGTTGGTGCGAAGGATGTTAA
- the LOC140444144 gene encoding drosomycin-like, whose translation MKAFYFLTLLFVLAVSTEYALGDCLSGKYRGPCAVWDNETCRRICGEEGRVTGHCSPSLKCWCEGC comes from the coding sequence ATGAAAGCCTTCTACTTCTTGACTCTCCTCTTCGTTCTTGCTGTTAGTACTGAATATGCTCTAGGCGACTGCTTGTCTGGAAAATACCGTGGACCATGCGCAGTATGGGATAACGAAACTTGTCGTAGAATATGTGGCGAAGAGGGACGTGTTACCGGGCATTGCAGTCCTAGTCTCAAATGTTGGTGTGAAGGGTGTTAA